From a region of the Arachis ipaensis cultivar K30076 chromosome B09, Araip1.1, whole genome shotgun sequence genome:
- the LOC107619441 gene encoding septin and tuftelin-interacting protein 1 homolog 1-like isoform X1, translating to MDEDQEMEMFQTDNDFEEGQWIGGEFYYKKRKEKPIQTRDDVLYGVFAGSDDEDDADYSSKKRRKDLSKKQDLTKRVNFISTGTFMPNQDVVDNNRNSKEHGEKDGYVSENRPGLGLGMRSAPTSDAGLGFTSSNGDRNNGSDENIDDGDDHNFLPTAFGKKIKEGAMRREREREREKLEKKRGQRQSSDQDGFGNAGKFYNNEIGMKLLEKMGYRGGGLGKNEQGIVAPIEVKMRAKNSGIGFSDAREAPPPSLPVLQQQNKSTVEAVQPAASRTKERLWSKQSRLKKKKEEEVYVTAEELLASKQEQNLEVVQKVYDMRGPQVRVYTNLSDLNAEEKAKEEEVPMPELQHNVGLIVRLAEADIQEIDRDLRRERETALSLKKEKEKLESEAAFQKRQLDNMEEIMSVLDQVAEESTSGTLTLDFLARCFSDLHKRYADSYKVCNLSCIACSYALPLFIRMVQDWDPRYPEPMLRFLDLWEKLLPPSVLTAILENIVLPKLSAAVDTWEPHLETIPIHTWVHPWLPRIEHKLEGIYQVIRSKLSSVLGAWHPSDASAYTILSPWKTVFDAVSWEQLMLRFIVPKLQLVLQEFEVNPASQKLDQFFWVIKWASVIPIHIMVDMMEKFFFTKWLQVLYQWLCSNPNFEEVMKWYNGWKELIPEELLANESIRFQINRGLDMMSQAVDGMEVFQPGLKENISYLRVREQRQFEAQQKAVVTYAQQQAAAALGGANADGVHDLSLKEVIEAHAQHHGLLFNIKPGRMHNGHQIYGFGNVSIIIDSLHQKVYAQHEETWSLESLQGLLELHNKSLGKRH from the coding sequence ATGGACGAGGACCAAGAGATGGAGATGTTCCAAACGGACAACGATTTCGAAGAAGGCCAGTGGATTGGCGGCGAATTCTACTACAAAAAGCGCAAAGAGAAGCCTATTCAGACTAGAGATGATGTCCTCTACGGTGTTTTTGCCGGCTCCGACGATGAGGACGACGCCGATTATTCCAGCAAGAAACGCAGGAAGGACCTTTCCAAGAAACAGGACCTCACCAAGCGGGTGAATTTTATTTCTACTGGAACTTTTATGCCGAATCAAGATGTTGTTGATAACAATAGAAATTCTAAAGAACATGGGGAAAAAGATGGTTATGTTAGTGAGAATAGGCCAGGTTTAGGTCTTGGAATGAGATCTGCTCCCACTTCAGATGCTGGTTTAGGATTCACTAGTAGTAATGGTGATAGGAATAATGGTTCTGATGAGAATATTGATGATGGTGATGATCATAATTTTTTGCCTACGGCTTTTGGGAAGAAGATTAAGGAAGGGGCGATGCGGAGGGAGAGGGAAAGGGAGAGGGagaaattggagaagaagaggGGTCAGCGTCAGAGTTCGGATCAAGATGGTTTTGGTAATGCGGGGAAATTCTATAACAATGAAATAGGGATGAAGCTGTTGGAAAAGATGGGTTATAGAGGGGGCGGTCTTGGAAAGAATGAGCAAGGTATTGTGGCTCCTATCGAGGTGAAAATGAGGGCTAAGAATTCAGGTATTGGTTTTAGTGATGCAAGGGAGGCGCCGCCACCATCGTTGCCTGTTTTGCAGCAACAGAACAAAAGCACGGTGGAAGCAGTGCAGCCTGCGGCTAGCAGAACAAAGGAGAGGCTGTGGTCAAAGCAGTcacggttgaagaagaagaaagaggaggaagtGTATGTTACTGCTGAGGAGTTGTTGGCAAGCAAGCAAGAACAGAATTTGGAGGTTGTTCAGAAGGTTTATGATATGAGGGGGCCACAAGTTCGGGTTTATACAAATTTATCTGATTTAAATGCTGAGGAGAAAGCAAAGGAGGAGGAAGTCCCAATGCCGGAACTTCAGCATAACGTTGGGTTGATTGTTCGGTTGGCTGAGGCTGACATTCAAGAGATTGATAGAGATTTGAGGAGAGAAAGGGAGACAGCTCTCagcttgaaaaaagaaaaagagaagttagaatcTGAAGCAGCATTCCAAAAGCGTCAACTGGATAATATGGAGGAAATAATGAGTGTCTTGGACCAAGTAGCTGAAGAGAGCACTTCTGGAACACTAACATTAGATTTCCTTGCTAGATGCTTCAGTGACTTGCATAAGAGATATGCCGATAGCTACAAGGTGTGTAATTTGTCCTGCATTGCTTGCTCATATGCTCTTCCTTTGTTTATTAGAATGGTCCAAGATTGGGATCCACGGTATCCTGAGCCAATGCTACGATTTCTTGATTTGTGGGAGAAGTTGCTTCCTCCTTCGGTCCTCACTGCCATATTGGAGAATATAGTCTTACCAAAATTGTCAGCTGCTGTAGATACTTGGGAACCACATCTAGAGACCATTCCTATCCACACTTGGGTGCATCCATGGCTACCAAGGATAGAGCACAAGTTGGAAGGTATTTACCAGGTCATTCGTTCTAAATTGAGTTCTGTTCTTGGTGCCTGGCATCCAAGTGACGCCTCTGCATATACCATATTGTCTCCGTGGAAGACTGTCTTTGATGCTGTAAGTTGGGAACAACTTATGCTTCGATTTATTGTGCCTAAGTTGCAACTTGTCTTGCAGGAGTTTGAAGTCAATCCAGCAAGTCAGAAGCTCGATCAATTTTTTTGGGTAATTAAATGGGCTTCTGTGATTCCAATTCATATCATGGTGGACATGATGGAGAAGTTCTTCTTCACAAAGTGGCTTCAGGTTTTGTATCAGTGGTTGTGCTCAAATCCTAACTTTGAAGAAGTTATGAAGTGGTATAATGGATGGAAGGAGCTTATTCCAGAAGAACTATTGGCAAATGAAAGTATCCGATTCCAGATTAACCGTGGTTTAGATATGATGAGTCAGGCTGTTGACGGAATGGAGGTTTTCCAACCTGGTTTGAAGGAGAATATCAGCTATCTTCGGGTACGTGAGCAACGACAATTTGAGGCTCAGCAGAAAGCAGTAGTAACCTATGCTCAACAGCAAGCTGCTGCAGCATTGGGTGGTGCCAACGCAGATGGTGTGCATGATTTGAGCTTGAAAGAAGTCATTGAGGCTCATGCCCAGCATCATGGTTTGTTGTTCAATATTAAGCCTGGTAGAATGCACAACGGTCACCAAATATATGGATTTGGTAATGTCAGCATAATAATAGACTCGCTACATCAGAAGGTATATGCTCAACATGAGGAAACATGGTCCTTGGAATCTCTTCAAGGATTGCTAGAGTTGCATAATAAATCCCTTGGTAAAAGACACTAA
- the LOC107619441 gene encoding septin and tuftelin-interacting protein 1 homolog 1-like isoform X3, whose amino-acid sequence MDEDQEMEMFQTDNDFEEGQWIGGEFYYKKRKEKPIQTRDDVLYGVFAGSDDEDDADYSSKKRRKDLSKKQDLTKRVNFISTGTFMPNQDVVDNNRNSKEHGEKDGYVSENRPGLGLGMRSAPTSDAGLGFTSSNGDRNNGSDENIDDGDDHNFLPTAFGKKIKEGAMRREREREREKLEKKRGQRQSSDQDGFGNAGKFYNNEIGMKLLEKMGYRGGGLGKNEQGIVAPIEVKMRAKNSGIGFSDAREAPPPSLPVLQQQNKSTVEAVQPAASRTKERLWSKQSRLKKKKEEEVYVTAEELLASKQEQNLEVVQKVYDMRGPQVRVYTNLSDLNAEEKAKEEEVPMPELQHNVGLIVRLAEADIQEIDRDLRRERETALSLKKEKEKLESEAAFQKRQLDNMEEIMSVLDQVAEESTSGTLTLDFLARCFSDLHKRYADSYKVCNLSCIACSYALPLFIRMVQDWDPRYPEPMLRFLDLWEKLLPPSVLTAILENIVLPKLSAAVDTWEPHLETIPIHTWVHPWLPRIEHKLEGV is encoded by the exons ATGGACGAGGACCAAGAGATGGAGATGTTCCAAACGGACAACGATTTCGAAGAAGGCCAGTGGATTGGCGGCGAATTCTACTACAAAAAGCGCAAAGAGAAGCCTATTCAGACTAGAGATGATGTCCTCTACGGTGTTTTTGCCGGCTCCGACGATGAGGACGACGCCGATTATTCCAGCAAGAAACGCAGGAAGGACCTTTCCAAGAAACAGGACCTCACCAAGCGGGTGAATTTTATTTCTACTGGAACTTTTATGCCGAATCAAGATGTTGTTGATAACAATAGAAATTCTAAAGAACATGGGGAAAAAGATGGTTATGTTAGTGAGAATAGGCCAGGTTTAGGTCTTGGAATGAGATCTGCTCCCACTTCAGATGCTGGTTTAGGATTCACTAGTAGTAATGGTGATAGGAATAATGGTTCTGATGAGAATATTGATGATGGTGATGATCATAATTTTTTGCCTACGGCTTTTGGGAAGAAGATTAAGGAAGGGGCGATGCGGAGGGAGAGGGAAAGGGAGAGGGagaaattggagaagaagaggGGTCAGCGTCAGAGTTCGGATCAAGATGGTTTTGGTAATGCGGGGAAATTCTATAACAATGAAATAGGGATGAAGCTGTTGGAAAAGATGGGTTATAGAGGGGGCGGTCTTGGAAAGAATGAGCAAGGTATTGTGGCTCCTATCGAGGTGAAAATGAGGGCTAAGAATTCAGGTATTGGTTTTAGTGATGCAAGGGAGGCGCCGCCACCATCGTTGCCTGTTTTGCAGCAACAGAACAAAAGCACGGTGGAAGCAGTGCAGCCTGCGGCTAGCAGAACAAAGGAGAGGCTGTGGTCAAAGCAGTcacggttgaagaagaagaaagaggaggaagtGTATGTTACTGCTGAGGAGTTGTTGGCAAGCAAGCAAGAACAGAATTTGGAGGTTGTTCAGAAGGTTTATGATATGAGGGGGCCACAAGTTCGGGTTTATACAAATTTATCTGATTTAAATGCTGAGGAGAAAGCAAAGGAGGAGGAAGTCCCAATGCCGGAACTTCAGCATAACGTTGGGTTGATTGTTCGGTTGGCTGAGGCTGACATTCAAGAGATTGATAGAGATTTGAGGAGAGAAAGGGAGACAGCTCTCagcttgaaaaaagaaaaagagaagttagaatcTGAAGCAGCATTCCAAAAGCGTCAACTGGATAATATGGAGGAAATAATGAGTGTCTTGGACCAAGTAGCTGAAGAGAGCACTTCTGGAACACTAACATTAGATTTCCTTGCTAGATGCTTCAGTGACTTGCATAAGAGATATGCCGATAGCTACAAGGTGTGTAATTTGTCCTGCATTGCTTGCTCATATGCTCTTCCTTTGTTTATTAGAATGGTCCAAGATTGGGATCCACGGTATCCTGAGCCAATGCTACGATTTCTTGATTTGTGGGAGAAGTTGCTTCCTCCTTCGGTCCTCACTGCCATATTGGAGAATATAGTCTTACCAAAATTGTCAGCTGCTGTAGATACTTGGGAACCACATCTAGAGACCATTCCTATCCACACTTGGGTGCATCCATGGCTACCAAGGATAGAGCACAAGTTGGAAG GAGTTTGA
- the LOC107619441 gene encoding septin and tuftelin-interacting protein 1 homolog 1-like isoform X2 produces MDEDQEMEMFQTDNDFEEGQWIGGEFYYKKRKEKPIQTRDDVLYGVFAGSDDEDDADYSSKKRRKDLSKKQDLTKRVNFISTGTFMPNQDVVDNNRNSKEHGEKDGYVSENRPGLGLGMRSAPTSDAGLGFTSSNGDRNNGSDENIDDGDDHNFLPTAFGKKIKEGAMRREREREREKLEKKRGQRQSSDQDGFGNAGKFYNNEIGMKLLEKMGYRGGGLGKNEQGIVAPIEVKMRAKNSGIGFSDAREAPPPSLPVLQQQNKSTVEAVQPAASRTKERLWSKQSRLKKKKEEEVYVTAEELLASKQEQNLEVVQKVYDMRGPQVRVYTNLSDLNAEEKAKEEEVPMPELQHNVGLIVRLAEADIQEIDRDLRRERETALSLKKEKEKLESEAAFQKRQLDNMEEIMSVLDQVAEESTSGTLTLDFLARCFSDLHKRYADSYKEFEVNPASQKLDQFFWVIKWASVIPIHIMVDMMEKFFFTKWLQVLYQWLCSNPNFEEVMKWYNGWKELIPEELLANESIRFQINRGLDMMSQAVDGMEVFQPGLKENISYLRVREQRQFEAQQKAVVTYAQQQAAAALGGANADGVHDLSLKEVIEAHAQHHGLLFNIKPGRMHNGHQIYGFGNVSIIIDSLHQKVYAQHEETWSLESLQGLLELHNKSLGKRH; encoded by the exons ATGGACGAGGACCAAGAGATGGAGATGTTCCAAACGGACAACGATTTCGAAGAAGGCCAGTGGATTGGCGGCGAATTCTACTACAAAAAGCGCAAAGAGAAGCCTATTCAGACTAGAGATGATGTCCTCTACGGTGTTTTTGCCGGCTCCGACGATGAGGACGACGCCGATTATTCCAGCAAGAAACGCAGGAAGGACCTTTCCAAGAAACAGGACCTCACCAAGCGGGTGAATTTTATTTCTACTGGAACTTTTATGCCGAATCAAGATGTTGTTGATAACAATAGAAATTCTAAAGAACATGGGGAAAAAGATGGTTATGTTAGTGAGAATAGGCCAGGTTTAGGTCTTGGAATGAGATCTGCTCCCACTTCAGATGCTGGTTTAGGATTCACTAGTAGTAATGGTGATAGGAATAATGGTTCTGATGAGAATATTGATGATGGTGATGATCATAATTTTTTGCCTACGGCTTTTGGGAAGAAGATTAAGGAAGGGGCGATGCGGAGGGAGAGGGAAAGGGAGAGGGagaaattggagaagaagaggGGTCAGCGTCAGAGTTCGGATCAAGATGGTTTTGGTAATGCGGGGAAATTCTATAACAATGAAATAGGGATGAAGCTGTTGGAAAAGATGGGTTATAGAGGGGGCGGTCTTGGAAAGAATGAGCAAGGTATTGTGGCTCCTATCGAGGTGAAAATGAGGGCTAAGAATTCAGGTATTGGTTTTAGTGATGCAAGGGAGGCGCCGCCACCATCGTTGCCTGTTTTGCAGCAACAGAACAAAAGCACGGTGGAAGCAGTGCAGCCTGCGGCTAGCAGAACAAAGGAGAGGCTGTGGTCAAAGCAGTcacggttgaagaagaagaaagaggaggaagtGTATGTTACTGCTGAGGAGTTGTTGGCAAGCAAGCAAGAACAGAATTTGGAGGTTGTTCAGAAGGTTTATGATATGAGGGGGCCACAAGTTCGGGTTTATACAAATTTATCTGATTTAAATGCTGAGGAGAAAGCAAAGGAGGAGGAAGTCCCAATGCCGGAACTTCAGCATAACGTTGGGTTGATTGTTCGGTTGGCTGAGGCTGACATTCAAGAGATTGATAGAGATTTGAGGAGAGAAAGGGAGACAGCTCTCagcttgaaaaaagaaaaagagaagttagaatcTGAAGCAGCATTCCAAAAGCGTCAACTGGATAATATGGAGGAAATAATGAGTGTCTTGGACCAAGTAGCTGAAGAGAGCACTTCTGGAACACTAACATTAGATTTCCTTGCTAGATGCTTCAGTGACTTGCATAAGAGATATGCCGATAGCTACAAG GAGTTTGAAGTCAATCCAGCAAGTCAGAAGCTCGATCAATTTTTTTGGGTAATTAAATGGGCTTCTGTGATTCCAATTCATATCATGGTGGACATGATGGAGAAGTTCTTCTTCACAAAGTGGCTTCAGGTTTTGTATCAGTGGTTGTGCTCAAATCCTAACTTTGAAGAAGTTATGAAGTGGTATAATGGATGGAAGGAGCTTATTCCAGAAGAACTATTGGCAAATGAAAGTATCCGATTCCAGATTAACCGTGGTTTAGATATGATGAGTCAGGCTGTTGACGGAATGGAGGTTTTCCAACCTGGTTTGAAGGAGAATATCAGCTATCTTCGGGTACGTGAGCAACGACAATTTGAGGCTCAGCAGAAAGCAGTAGTAACCTATGCTCAACAGCAAGCTGCTGCAGCATTGGGTGGTGCCAACGCAGATGGTGTGCATGATTTGAGCTTGAAAGAAGTCATTGAGGCTCATGCCCAGCATCATGGTTTGTTGTTCAATATTAAGCCTGGTAGAATGCACAACGGTCACCAAATATATGGATTTGGTAATGTCAGCATAATAATAGACTCGCTACATCAGAAGGTATATGCTCAACATGAGGAAACATGGTCCTTGGAATCTCTTCAAGGATTGCTAGAGTTGCATAATAAATCCCTTGGTAAAAGACACTAA
- the LOC107617853 gene encoding E3 ubiquitin ligase PQT3-like — protein sequence MAVYYKFKSARDYDSIPMDGPFISVGTLKEKIFESKHLVWGTDFDLVVTNAQTNEEYLDEAMLIPKNTSVLIRRVPGRPRLPIVTELEQKKVENTAMEAEPENSSLSAEDASAVKYPEDSDWDEFGNDLYAIPDVPPIQSSNLIPEAPPTNKADEESKIKALIDTPALDWQCQGSDFGAGRGFGRGMGGRMGGGRGFGLERKTPPQGYVCHRCKVPGHFIQHCPTNGDPNYDIKRVKQPTGIPRSMLMVNPQGSYALPNGSVAVLKPNEAAFEKEIEGLPSATRSVGDLPPELHCPLCNDVMKDAVLTSKCCFKSFCDKCIRDYVISKSMCICGATNILADDLLPNKTLRDTINRILESGNSSAENAGSISSFPDMESARCPQLKLPSPASSAASKGEPKVSLVCEGMTNVPQTVDDKKTVSAPAPLQTSEQVKPRMPDVSEATHESTSVKEPASQGSAQLVEEEVQQKMVSAEAGKKKKRKKVHLPANDFQWKTPHDLGAESYMMPMGPAPGYNSYWNGMQPCMEGFMGPYGGPMQMMGYGLGPLDMPFAGGLPHDPFGMQGYMMPVVPPHRDLAAEYGMGMNVPPPVMSREEFEARKADRWRKRENEKRIDRDFSKDRDFGREASSIGDVPMKSKTGLEVVTRVTRMSVPPCAPSKNKHKLLKLCPKMICFERKSVSCALKLKSLPAPPSSEYHHPQPHRHRAERVSPDRSPRPPPRPIKRKADYHVDNVNVTMIMIVTRGTTVIEEEAITTIATTEAASAGPLPHLQHISRQHRPPSSEYHHPQPHRHRAERVSPDRSPREVEPPRPIKRKADYHVERERECERDHDHDRDQRDHRDRGRGHHHHRDYRSESSSRMTKTSSTVPSSAAAAADRKQKASVFSRRNFSAEEEMTKKRKISAFPTTEAASAGPPATSSAHLKAAPKGYYEGRKSSTISEYESSDDERHFKRRPSRHKLST from the exons ATGGCGGTGTATTATAAATTTAAGAGTGCAAGAGATTATGATTCAATTCCCATGGACGGTCCTTTCATCTCTGTTGGAACattgaaagaaaaaatatttgaatCCAAGCATTTAGTCTGGGGTACTGATTTTGATCTCGTGGTAACCAACGCCCAGACCAATGAAG AATATCTTGATGAAGCAATGCTGATTCCTAAAAATACCTCAGTGTTAATTCGTCGGGTTCCTGGTCGGCCACGTTTACCAATTGTTACTGAACTAGA GCAAAAAAAGGTGGAAAATACGGCTATGGAAGCCGAACCTGAAAACAGCAGCTTATCAGCTGAAGATGCATCTGCTGTAAAATAT CCAGAAGATTCAGATTGGGatgaatttggaaatgatttGTATGCGATTCCTGATGTACCACCCATTCAATCAAGCAACTTAATTCCTGAAGCTCCTCCAACCAACAAAGCTGATGAAGAAAGTAAGATAAAGGCTTTGATTGATACTCCTGCCTTGGATTGGCAATG TCAAGGATCGGACTTTGGTGCTGGTAGAGGTTTTGGAAGAGGTATGGGTGGACGGATGGGGGGTGGTCGTGGTTTTG GGCTGGAGCGGAAAACACCTCCCCAAGGCTATGTATGTCACAGGTGCAAGGTTCCTG GCCATTTTATTCAGCACTGCCCTACAAACGGTGATCCAAATTATGACATCAAGAGAGTTAAACAACCTACTGGTATTCCGAGATCCATGCTGATGGTGAACCCACAAGGTTCCTATGCTCTACCAAATGGTTCAGTAGCTGTATTGAAGCCAAATGA GGCTGCTTTTGAGAAAGAAATAGAAGGTTTACCTTCCGCCACACGTTCTGTTGGGGATCTACCACCTGAGCTCCACTGCCCCTTGTGCAATGATGTGATGAAAGATGCTGTGCTGACAAGCAAGTGCTGTTTTAAAAGCTTTTGTGACAAAT GTATTAGGGACTATGTTATCTCCAAGTCCATGTGCATATGTGGTGCAACAAATATTCTTGCAGATGATCTTTTACCAAATAAGACCCTAAGAGATACTATTAATCGTATATTGGAGTCAGGCAATAGCAGTGCTGAAAACGCTGGGAGCA TCTCCTCCTTTCCAGATATGGAGTCTGCTCGTTGTCCACAACTGAAGCTTCCATCTCCAGCCTCATCGGCTGCATCTAAGGGAGAACCAAAGGTTTCACTTGTTTGTGAAGGAATGACAAATGTACCGCAAACTGTTGATGATAAAAAAACAGTTTCTGCTCCAGCTCCATTGCAAACATCAGAGCAAGTGAAGCCCAGAATGCCTGATGTAAGTGAAGCTACACATGAGTCGACGAGTGTAAAGGAACCAGCCTCACAAGGGAGTGCTCAGTTGGTTGAGGAGGAAGTCCAGCAAAAAATGGTTTCTGCTGAGGCAG gaaagaagaaaaaaaggaagaaagtcCATTTGCCTGCAAATG ATTTTCAGTGGAAAACCCCACACGACCTTGGGGCTGAGAGCTACATGATGCCAATGGGCCCAGCACCTGGTTACAATTCATACTGGAATGGCATGCAACCTTGTATGGAAGGATTTATGGGACCATATGGTGGCCCGATGCAAATGATGGGTTATGGCCTGGGCCCCTTGGACATGCCATTTGCAGGTGGTCTGCCTCATGATCCATTTGGCATGCAGGGTTACATGATGCCTGTTGTTCCACCTCATAG GGATCTTGCTGCTGAGTATGGCATGGGGATGAATGTTCCACCTCCAGTTATGAGTAGagaggagtttgaagctcggAAAGCTGATCGTTGGAGAAAGCGTGAAAATGAGAAACGGATTGATAG GGATTTCTCCAAAGATCGAGATTTTGGTAGGGAAGCGAGCAGTATTGGAGATGTTCCTATGAAATCAAAAACT GGTCTAGAAGTTGTAACAAGGGTAACAAGGATGAGTGTGCCACCTTGTGCGCCAAGCAAAAACAAACACAAACTGCTCAAACTGTGTCCTAAAATGATCTGTTTTGAGCGAAAAAGTGTATCATGTGCGTTGAAACTA aaatCGCTTCCAGCACCTCCAAGTAGTGAGTACCACCATCCCCAACCTCATCGTCACCGTGCGGAACGTGTGTCACCTGATCGGTCTCCACGTCCGCCTCCACGTCCTATCAAGAGAAAAGCTGACTACCATGTGGATAATGTGAACGTGACCATGATCATGATCGTGACCAGAGGGACCACCGTGATCGAGGAAGAGGCCATCACCACCATCGCGACTACCG AAGCTGCTTCAGCTGGTCCCCTGCCACATCTTCAGCACATCTCAAGGCAGCATCGACCTCCAAGTAGTGAGTACCACCATCCCCAACCCCATCGTCACCGTGCAGAACGTGTGTCACCTGATCGGTCTCCACGAGAGGTGGAGCCTCCACGTCCTATCAAGAGAAAAGCTGACTATCATGTCGAACGGGAACGGGAATGTGAACGTGACCATGATCATGATCGTGACCAGAGGGACCACCGTGATCGAGGAAGAGGCCATCACCACCATCGCGACTACCGGTCAGAATCCTCTTCCCGGATGACCAAAACCTCCTCAACTGTACCATCATCTGCAGCTGCAGCTGCAGACCGCAAGCAGAAGGCCAGTGTTTTCTCCCGCAGAAACTTCTCCGCTGAGGAAGAAATGaccaagaagaggaagatatCTGCCTTTCCCACAACTGAAGCTGCTTCAGCTGGTCCCCCTGCCACATCTTCAGCGCATCTCAAGGCAGCACCGAAAGGCTACTATGAAGGCAGGAAGAGCAGCACGATTTCTGAATACGAGTCTAGTGATGACGAGCGGCATTTCAAACGGAGGCCATCAAGGCACAAGTTGTCTACCTAG
- the LOC107617025 gene encoding uncharacterized protein LOC107617025 — translation MVLASLSLSIQHLPGIEQILSQIQVSSTPPTIKRLGLQCVPQNEALYFPYVNWLLLSCCPRTIIFILHSDYDRKPFILFLYELLMGRKKWKWFHHFSDTKCWWHELENVKVTSSFKVHENVDLETMLHSFPKSDGEEYISFSLEL, via the exons ATGGTTTTGGCATCACTCTCCCTATCTATCCAACATCTACCAGGA ATTGAACAGATTTTGAGTCAAATCCAAGTTTCATCCACTCCTCCTACTATTAAACGTCTAGGATTGCAGTGTGTTCCGCAAAATGAAGCTCTCTATTTCCCTTATGTGAATTGGTTGCTTTTAAGTTGCTGCCCAAGAACTATTATATTCATCTTGCACTCTGATTATGACAGGAAACCATTTATCTTG TTTTTGTATGAGTTGCTGATGGGAAGAAAAAAGTGGAAGTGGTTTCACCATTTTAGTGACACAAAGTGTTGGTGGCATGAATTGGAGAATGTCAAGGTCACAAGTTCATTCAAGGTTCATGAGAATGTTGACTTAGAAACCATGTTACATTCATTCCCAAAATCTGATGGTGAGGAGTATATTAGTTTTAGCTTAGAATTGTAA